The Primulina tabacum isolate GXHZ01 chromosome 7, ASM2559414v2, whole genome shotgun sequence genome includes a window with the following:
- the LOC142551337 gene encoding phytochrome B-like isoform X4, translating into MISRSSRASHAEALSSGSAPRHHNQQSATLNRAADSMSKAVAQYTVDARLHEVFEQSGVCGKSFDYSESVRAGAESVPEQQIAAYLLKIQRGSHIQPFGCMIALDESNFRVIAYSENAREMLGLALQSVPCMERDETLTVGTDVRTLFSSSSCVLLERAFAAREITLLNPIWVHSKNSGKPFYAILHRIDVGTVIDLEPVRSEDPALSIAGAVQSQKLAVRAISQLQSLPGGDIKLLCDTVVESVRELTGYDRVMVYKFHEDEHGEVVAESRRSDLDPYIGLHYPATDIPQASRFLFKQNRIRMIVDCEATPVKVIQDESLIQPLCLVGSTLRAPHGCHALYMASMGSTASLTLAVVVNGNEEDFCEGRNLMRLWGLVVGHHTSARCISFPLRYACEFLMQAFGLQLNMELQLASQLAEKHVLRTQTLLCDMLLRDSPTGIVTQRPSIIDLVKCDGAALYYKEKYYPLGVTPTEAQIKDIVKWLLAFHGNLTGLSTDSLADAGYPGAASLGDGVCGMTVAFITSRDYLFWFRSHTAKAIKWGGAKHHPQEKDDGLRLNPRSSFKAFLEVVKGRSLAWENAEMDAIHSLRLILRESFQNAGGSSSKAVVPAQAGEELQGVDELSSVAREMVRLIETATAPIFAVDVEGRINGWNAKVAELTDLSVEEALGKSLIHDIVHKESVEIANKLLFHALQGEEHKNVELRLRTFNTEQLSKTVFVVVNACSSKDCVNNMVGVCFVGQDVTGQKAVMDKFIQIQGDYKAIMHSPNPLIPPIFASDENTCCSEWNTAMEKLTGWSMGDVIGKMIVGEIFGNCCRLKGLDAMTKFMIVLHNALGGQETDMFPFCFFDRDGKYVQALLTANKRVNMNGQVIGVFCFLQIASRELQQTLKIQRQQEKACASKIKDLTYICQEIKNPLCGIQFTNSLLEATNLTENQTQLLEMSAACEKQILKIMKDVDMENIEINGD; encoded by the exons ATGATTTCCAGAAGCAGCCGGGCATCTCATGCTGAAGCTCTATCTTCCGGTTCAGCCCCGCGTCATCACAATCAACAGAGTGCCACCTTAAACAGGGCGGCGGATTCGATGAGCAAAGCTGTAGCGCAGTACACTGTTGACGCCAGGCTTCATGAGGTTTTCGAGCAATCGGGTGTGTGCGGGAAATCCTTCGATTATTCGGAGAGTGTAAGGGCTGGTGCAGAGTCTGTTCCTGAGCAGCAAATTGCGGCTTACTTATTGAAAATACAGCGTGGCAGCCATATTCAACCGTTTGGTTGTATGATAGCGTTGGATGAATCGAATTTTCGCGTCATAGCTTACTCGGAGAATGCCCGTGAAATGCTTGGCTTGGCGCTTCAGTCAGTCCCATGCATGGAAAGGGACGAAACTTTGACGGTTGGGACTGATGTAAGAACTCTGTTCTCCTCCTCGAGCTGTGTCTTGCTCGAGAGGGCGTTTGCGGCTCGTGAAATAACACTGTTGAATCCGATTTGGGTGCATTCGAAGAATTCGGGGAAGCCCTTTTATGCGATTCTGCATAGAATAGATGTGGGGACTGTGATTGATTTAGAGCCTGTTAGGAGCGAGGATCCGGCCCTTTCTATCGCTGGTGCTGTCCAGTCGCAGAAGCTTGCTGTGAGGGCTATTTCCCAGTTGCAATCACTTCCTGGAGGGGACATCAAACTTTTGTGTGATACAGTAGTCGAAAGCGTGAGAGAGTTAACTGGGTATGATCGTGTGATGGTCTATAAGTTTCATGAGGATGAACATGGTGAGGTGGTGGCGGAGAGTCGGAGGTCCGATTTAGATCCGTATATTGGTTTACATTATCCTGCCACAGATATCCCCCAGGCTTCTAGATTTTTGTTCAAGCAGAATCGGATTAGGATGATTGTAGATTGTGAAGCCACTCCGGTTAAAGTTATCCAGGATGAATCATTAATTCAACCCTTGTGTTTGGTTGGGTCGACGCTCAGGGCACCACATGGTTGCCACGCCCTGTACATGGCAAGTATGGGTTCTACTGCCTCGTTGACGTTGGCCGTTGTTGTTAATGGAAATGAAGAAGACTTCTGTGAAGGACGGAATTTGATGAGGCTATGGGGCTTGGTTGTTGGTCATCACACTTCTGCTCGGTGCATATCTTTCCCCCTGCGGTATGCTTGTGAATTCTTGATGCAGGCATTTGGGCTTCAACTGAACATGGAACTACAGTTGGCGTCACAGTTGGCGGAAAAACATGTTTTGAGGACACAGACGCTGTTATGTGACATGCTGCTTCGAGATTCGCCTACTGGGATCGTTACCCAGAGACCTAGTATCATCGACCTTGTGAAGTGCGACGGGGCTGCGCTGTATTACAAAGAGAAGTATTATCCCCTTGGTGTGACACCTACAGAAGCACAGATAAAGGACATAGTGAAATGGTTGTTGGCATTCCATGGGAACTTGACAGGTTTGAGCACAGACAGTCTTGCGGATGCCGGGTACCCAGGAGCAGCCTCTCTAGGGGATGGTGTTTGTGGAATGACTGTTGCATTCATCACTTCGAGAGATTATTTATTCTGGTTTCGTTCCCATACCGCGAAGGCTATCAAGTGGGGCGGTGCAAAGCATCATCCACAAGAAAAAGATGATGGTCTTAGGTTGAATCCCCGTTCTTCATTCAAGGCGTTTCTAGAAGTGGTCAAGGGCCGAAGTTTAGCTTGGGAGAATGCTGAAATGGATGCAATTCATTCTTTGCGTCTTATTTTACGAGAGTCATTTCAAAATGCTGGTGGAAGTAGTTCCAAGGCAGTTGTACCTGCCCAGGCTGGGGAGGAGTTACAAGGAGTGGATGAATTAAGTTCTGTTGCCAGAGAAATGGTTAGATTGATCGAGACTGCAACTGCACCTATATTTGCTGTAGATGTTGAGGGTCGCATAAACGGGTGGAATGCAAAAGTTGCAGAGCTGACTGACTTATCTGTTGAAGAAGCATTAGGAAAGTCGTTGATTCATGACATCGTTCACAAAGAATCAGTTGAGATTGCTAACAAGCTTCTTTTTCATGCTTTGCAAG GCGAGGAACACAAGAATGTTGAATTAAGGTTGAGGACATTCAACACTGAACAACTTAGTAAGACGGTGTTTGTGGTGGTGAATGCTTGCTCCAGCAAGGACTGTGTGAACAACATGGTTGGTGTTTGCTTTGTTGGTCAGGATGTTACAGGCCAAAAGGCAGTAATGGACAAGTTCATACAAATTCAAGGTGATTATAAGGCAATTATGCACAGTCCCAACCCTCTGATTCCTCCAATATTTGCTTCTGATGAGAACACATGTTGCTCTGAATGGAACACCGCTATGGAAAAGCTCACTGGCTGGAGTATGGGGGATGTTATCGGGAAGATGATAGTTGGGGAGATATTCGGAAATTGCTGTCGGCTCAAGGGTCTAGATGCTATGACAAAATTCATGATCGTCTTGCACAATGCGCTTGGAGGCCAGGAAACGGACATGTTTCCGTTCTGTTTTTTTGACCGCGATGGGAAGTATGTGCAGGCACTCTTGACTGCAAACAAGAGGGTAAATATGAATGGTCAGGTTATAGGAGTCTTCTGCTTTTTGCAGATTGCAAGTCGTGAGTTGCaacaaactttgaaaattcagaGGCAACAAGAAAAGGCATGTGCATCAAAGATAAAAGATCTGACTTACATTTGTCAAGAAATAAAGAATCCATTATGTGGCATACAGTTCACTAACTCACTTTTGGAAGCAACAAATTTGACAGAAAACCAAACACAGCTTCTTGAGATGAGTGCTGCTTGTGAGAAGCAGATCTTAAAGATTATGAAGGATGTTGATATGGAAAATATTGAG ATCAATGGTGATTGA
- the LOC142551337 gene encoding phytochrome B-like isoform X2 codes for MISRSSRASHAEALSSGSAPRHHNQQSATLNRAADSMSKAVAQYTVDARLHEVFEQSGVCGKSFDYSESVRAGAESVPEQQIAAYLLKIQRGSHIQPFGCMIALDESNFRVIAYSENAREMLGLALQSVPCMERDETLTVGTDVRTLFSSSSCVLLERAFAAREITLLNPIWVHSKNSGKPFYAILHRIDVGTVIDLEPVRSEDPALSIAGAVQSQKLAVRAISQLQSLPGGDIKLLCDTVVESVRELTGYDRVMVYKFHEDEHGEVVAESRRSDLDPYIGLHYPATDIPQASRFLFKQNRIRMIVDCEATPVKVIQDESLIQPLCLVGSTLRAPHGCHALYMASMGSTASLTLAVVVNGNEEDFCEGRNLMRLWGLVVGHHTSARCISFPLRYACEFLMQAFGLQLNMELQLASQLAEKHVLRTQTLLCDMLLRDSPTGIVTQRPSIIDLVKCDGAALYYKEKYYPLGVTPTEAQIKDIVKWLLAFHGNLTGLSTDSLADAGYPGAASLGDGVCGMTVAFITSRDYLFWFRSHTAKAIKWGGAKHHPQEKDDGLRLNPRSSFKAFLEVVKGRSLAWENAEMDAIHSLRLILRESFQNAGGSSSKAVVPAQAGEELQGVDELSSVAREMVRLIETATAPIFAVDVEGRINGWNAKVAELTDLSVEEALGKSLIHDIVHKESVEIANKLLFHALQGEEHKNVELRLRTFNTEQLSKTVFVVVNACSSKDCVNNMVGVCFVGQDVTGQKAVMDKFIQIQGDYKAIMHSPNPLIPPIFASDENTCCSEWNTAMEKLTGWSMGDVIGKMIVGEIFGNCCRLKGLDAMTKFMIVLHNALGGQETDMFPFCFFDRDGKYVQALLTANKRVNMNGQVIGVFCFLQIASRELQQTLKIQRQQEKACASKIKDLTYICQEIKNPLCGIQFTNSLLEATNLTENQTQLLEMSAACEKQILKIMKDVDMENIEVKSTSILVEIDKSSTKELII; via the exons ATGATTTCCAGAAGCAGCCGGGCATCTCATGCTGAAGCTCTATCTTCCGGTTCAGCCCCGCGTCATCACAATCAACAGAGTGCCACCTTAAACAGGGCGGCGGATTCGATGAGCAAAGCTGTAGCGCAGTACACTGTTGACGCCAGGCTTCATGAGGTTTTCGAGCAATCGGGTGTGTGCGGGAAATCCTTCGATTATTCGGAGAGTGTAAGGGCTGGTGCAGAGTCTGTTCCTGAGCAGCAAATTGCGGCTTACTTATTGAAAATACAGCGTGGCAGCCATATTCAACCGTTTGGTTGTATGATAGCGTTGGATGAATCGAATTTTCGCGTCATAGCTTACTCGGAGAATGCCCGTGAAATGCTTGGCTTGGCGCTTCAGTCAGTCCCATGCATGGAAAGGGACGAAACTTTGACGGTTGGGACTGATGTAAGAACTCTGTTCTCCTCCTCGAGCTGTGTCTTGCTCGAGAGGGCGTTTGCGGCTCGTGAAATAACACTGTTGAATCCGATTTGGGTGCATTCGAAGAATTCGGGGAAGCCCTTTTATGCGATTCTGCATAGAATAGATGTGGGGACTGTGATTGATTTAGAGCCTGTTAGGAGCGAGGATCCGGCCCTTTCTATCGCTGGTGCTGTCCAGTCGCAGAAGCTTGCTGTGAGGGCTATTTCCCAGTTGCAATCACTTCCTGGAGGGGACATCAAACTTTTGTGTGATACAGTAGTCGAAAGCGTGAGAGAGTTAACTGGGTATGATCGTGTGATGGTCTATAAGTTTCATGAGGATGAACATGGTGAGGTGGTGGCGGAGAGTCGGAGGTCCGATTTAGATCCGTATATTGGTTTACATTATCCTGCCACAGATATCCCCCAGGCTTCTAGATTTTTGTTCAAGCAGAATCGGATTAGGATGATTGTAGATTGTGAAGCCACTCCGGTTAAAGTTATCCAGGATGAATCATTAATTCAACCCTTGTGTTTGGTTGGGTCGACGCTCAGGGCACCACATGGTTGCCACGCCCTGTACATGGCAAGTATGGGTTCTACTGCCTCGTTGACGTTGGCCGTTGTTGTTAATGGAAATGAAGAAGACTTCTGTGAAGGACGGAATTTGATGAGGCTATGGGGCTTGGTTGTTGGTCATCACACTTCTGCTCGGTGCATATCTTTCCCCCTGCGGTATGCTTGTGAATTCTTGATGCAGGCATTTGGGCTTCAACTGAACATGGAACTACAGTTGGCGTCACAGTTGGCGGAAAAACATGTTTTGAGGACACAGACGCTGTTATGTGACATGCTGCTTCGAGATTCGCCTACTGGGATCGTTACCCAGAGACCTAGTATCATCGACCTTGTGAAGTGCGACGGGGCTGCGCTGTATTACAAAGAGAAGTATTATCCCCTTGGTGTGACACCTACAGAAGCACAGATAAAGGACATAGTGAAATGGTTGTTGGCATTCCATGGGAACTTGACAGGTTTGAGCACAGACAGTCTTGCGGATGCCGGGTACCCAGGAGCAGCCTCTCTAGGGGATGGTGTTTGTGGAATGACTGTTGCATTCATCACTTCGAGAGATTATTTATTCTGGTTTCGTTCCCATACCGCGAAGGCTATCAAGTGGGGCGGTGCAAAGCATCATCCACAAGAAAAAGATGATGGTCTTAGGTTGAATCCCCGTTCTTCATTCAAGGCGTTTCTAGAAGTGGTCAAGGGCCGAAGTTTAGCTTGGGAGAATGCTGAAATGGATGCAATTCATTCTTTGCGTCTTATTTTACGAGAGTCATTTCAAAATGCTGGTGGAAGTAGTTCCAAGGCAGTTGTACCTGCCCAGGCTGGGGAGGAGTTACAAGGAGTGGATGAATTAAGTTCTGTTGCCAGAGAAATGGTTAGATTGATCGAGACTGCAACTGCACCTATATTTGCTGTAGATGTTGAGGGTCGCATAAACGGGTGGAATGCAAAAGTTGCAGAGCTGACTGACTTATCTGTTGAAGAAGCATTAGGAAAGTCGTTGATTCATGACATCGTTCACAAAGAATCAGTTGAGATTGCTAACAAGCTTCTTTTTCATGCTTTGCAAG GCGAGGAACACAAGAATGTTGAATTAAGGTTGAGGACATTCAACACTGAACAACTTAGTAAGACGGTGTTTGTGGTGGTGAATGCTTGCTCCAGCAAGGACTGTGTGAACAACATGGTTGGTGTTTGCTTTGTTGGTCAGGATGTTACAGGCCAAAAGGCAGTAATGGACAAGTTCATACAAATTCAAGGTGATTATAAGGCAATTATGCACAGTCCCAACCCTCTGATTCCTCCAATATTTGCTTCTGATGAGAACACATGTTGCTCTGAATGGAACACCGCTATGGAAAAGCTCACTGGCTGGAGTATGGGGGATGTTATCGGGAAGATGATAGTTGGGGAGATATTCGGAAATTGCTGTCGGCTCAAGGGTCTAGATGCTATGACAAAATTCATGATCGTCTTGCACAATGCGCTTGGAGGCCAGGAAACGGACATGTTTCCGTTCTGTTTTTTTGACCGCGATGGGAAGTATGTGCAGGCACTCTTGACTGCAAACAAGAGGGTAAATATGAATGGTCAGGTTATAGGAGTCTTCTGCTTTTTGCAGATTGCAAGTCGTGAGTTGCaacaaactttgaaaattcagaGGCAACAAGAAAAGGCATGTGCATCAAAGATAAAAGATCTGACTTACATTTGTCAAGAAATAAAGAATCCATTATGTGGCATACAGTTCACTAACTCACTTTTGGAAGCAACAAATTTGACAGAAAACCAAACACAGCTTCTTGAGATGAGTGCTGCTTGTGAGAAGCAGATCTTAAAGATTATGAAGGATGTTGATATGGAAAATATTGAG GTAAAATCGACTTCAATTCTCGTTGAGATAGATAAGTCGTCAACGAAGGAACTTATAATCTAA